The Halomonas sp. KG2 genome contains a region encoding:
- a CDS encoding conjugal transfer protein TraX, translated as MAEQTNANVSTEAAYDARPSSHWTAWGQWLALFTMTVDHLTRYVLPGDWDLSWAGSSIGRIAFPLFAAMVAWHGLFNTRNPLRYSRRILIIGLVAQLPYMLMPRTSDDFILNVCFTLACGLALGALVRQGWQHYQQQTLGLAWLMLGAAVGVTVWYLLGFWVEYGHNGLLLIPLLMFAMQALNETRDALKSRLWAGLAAFPALWIAGQMNASDMAKSFTVGTCVVVFMLAAGAAQRVPPVALAMPRRLWLAWYPGHFALIALWLLLSGQLAG; from the coding sequence ATGGCTGAACAAACCAATGCAAACGTCTCCACCGAGGCGGCTTACGATGCGCGCCCCTCTTCTCATTGGACCGCCTGGGGGCAATGGCTGGCGCTATTCACCATGACCGTGGATCACCTTACTCGCTATGTGTTGCCGGGTGACTGGGATTTAAGTTGGGCAGGCTCGTCCATTGGCCGTATCGCATTTCCTCTGTTTGCGGCAATGGTAGCCTGGCACGGGCTGTTTAACACCCGCAACCCACTTCGCTACTCGCGCCGCATACTGATCATTGGTTTAGTAGCTCAGTTGCCTTATATGCTGATGCCACGCACGTCTGACGATTTTATTCTGAACGTCTGTTTCACGCTTGCCTGTGGCCTAGCGTTGGGTGCGTTGGTTCGCCAAGGTTGGCAGCACTATCAACAGCAGACGCTCGGGTTAGCCTGGCTAATGCTTGGAGCAGCGGTAGGCGTCACCGTTTGGTATTTGTTGGGCTTCTGGGTGGAGTACGGCCATAACGGTTTGCTACTGATTCCGCTATTAATGTTCGCCATGCAGGCACTTAACGAAACCCGCGACGCACTAAAATCGCGCTTGTGGGCAGGTTTAGCCGCGTTTCCCGCACTTTGGATAGCCGGTCAAATGAATGCTTCAGACATGGCAAAGTCGTTTACCGTTGGCACTTGCGTCGTAGTGTTCATGCTGGCAGCAGGCGCTGCCCAACGCGTGCCCCCCGTAGCCCTGGCGATGCCACGCCG
- a CDS encoding serine hydrolase, translating to MTTSKAARPLLTSALSALSAAAALLAFNAPLHAETLPAITLPDPAISPARVNLLPVPQARIDEAVASLDELAQDMLERTGVPGLAVAVVHGEETLLMRGWGLRAEGAEEQVDADTVFLLASLSKSVGATVVATQVSQGTVSWGDPVRNHLPWFDLGDHWVSNHVTIGDLYAHRSGLPDHAGDDLEDIGYDRRAVLERLAQLPMGQFRADYAYTNFGLTAAAEAVATATGKDWSTLSEEALYGPLGMEATSSRHSDYMARDNRAASHVPDANGFRVADLRQPDAQSPAGGVSSSVRDMAKWMKLVLSNGRFAEQQLIAPEALVPALSPHAISSRPGDAADRAGTYGYGFGVGVRPSGRVVVSHSGAFAFGAATSYSMLPDLGLGIIVLTNATPTGLPEALTASFLDLAEFGVEQRDWLAAYGPRIAPLSAPAGDLVGVTPPTEPTEARPADAYAGDYGNAYFGAAEVRETADGLVLEVGPAPQHLRLTHWDGDRFVAFPVTENQPEGSVSQVEFTMGADGKAETMTVEHLNEAGLGEFQRPFS from the coding sequence ATGACCACATCGAAAGCCGCACGCCCCCTTCTGACCTCGGCCTTGAGCGCTCTTAGCGCTGCCGCCGCATTGCTTGCGTTCAATGCTCCGCTCCATGCGGAGACGCTGCCAGCCATCACCTTGCCGGACCCGGCGATCTCTCCTGCGCGGGTGAACCTATTGCCAGTGCCGCAGGCACGGATCGATGAGGCGGTCGCTTCGCTGGATGAGTTGGCACAGGATATGTTGGAGCGAACCGGGGTACCGGGCCTCGCCGTTGCCGTGGTACATGGGGAAGAGACACTGCTGATGCGCGGCTGGGGGCTACGGGCGGAGGGCGCGGAGGAACAGGTTGATGCGGATACGGTCTTTCTGCTCGCTTCGTTATCCAAATCTGTCGGAGCCACGGTGGTGGCCACGCAGGTTTCGCAAGGGACCGTCAGTTGGGGTGATCCGGTGCGCAACCACTTACCGTGGTTCGACCTGGGCGATCACTGGGTCAGCAATCATGTCACCATCGGGGATCTCTATGCGCACCGCTCGGGCCTGCCGGACCACGCCGGTGATGATCTCGAGGATATAGGCTATGACCGTCGCGCTGTACTGGAGCGGCTGGCGCAGCTGCCCATGGGGCAGTTCAGAGCCGATTACGCCTATACGAATTTCGGCCTGACGGCTGCCGCAGAGGCGGTAGCCACCGCAACCGGCAAGGACTGGTCAACGCTCTCGGAAGAGGCGCTCTATGGTCCGCTCGGCATGGAGGCAACCAGCTCGCGCCACTCGGATTACATGGCGCGCGATAATCGCGCCGCTAGCCATGTGCCGGATGCCAACGGCTTCCGAGTGGCAGACCTGCGCCAGCCCGATGCGCAAAGTCCGGCGGGCGGGGTAAGCTCCAGCGTGCGAGACATGGCGAAATGGATGAAGCTGGTGCTCTCCAACGGGCGCTTTGCAGAGCAGCAACTGATTGCGCCCGAAGCGCTCGTGCCCGCGCTTTCACCGCATGCCATCAGCAGCCGCCCCGGTGACGCGGCCGATCGGGCTGGTACCTATGGTTACGGATTTGGTGTCGGGGTGCGTCCATCTGGGCGTGTCGTGGTGAGCCATTCGGGCGCCTTCGCTTTTGGTGCGGCGACCTCCTATTCGATGCTGCCGGACCTTGGGCTTGGGATCATCGTGCTGACCAATGCCACCCCCACGGGTCTCCCCGAGGCGCTGACGGCCAGCTTTCTTGATCTGGCAGAGTTTGGTGTGGAACAGCGCGACTGGCTGGCGGCCTACGGGCCACGCATAGCACCGCTCTCTGCCCCGGCCGGAGATCTGGTGGGTGTGACACCTCCGACTGAGCCCACCGAGGCCCGACCTGCCGACGCTTATGCAGGGGACTATGGCAATGCCTATTTCGGGGCGGCTGAGGTGCGTGAGACCGCTGACGGTTTGGTACTCGAAGTTGGCCCCGCGCCACAGCACCTGCGGTTGACCCACTGGGACGGCGATCGCTTTGTCGCCTTCCCAGTGACAGAGAACCAACCAGAGGGCTCGGTTTCGCAGGTCGAATTCACCATGGGCGCGGATGGAAAAGCAGAAACGATGACCGTTGAGCATCTTAACGAGGCGGGCCTTGGAGAATTTCAGCGGCCATTTAGCTGA
- a CDS encoding beta-lactamase family protein, with the protein MTAIRLHHRTARQFRPSLSVCAVAFALAAPVTAQAQDQAQQFCVADPAAVTARAAITLPDTPLPETLADALDAAALGALDGAAAPGIIAGVVTPEGRWSGAWGVADPETEAAMEVGMHTRIGSITKTFTGTALMQLAEAGKLSLDDTIDQYVSGIPNGDIITLRHLASMTSGLLSYTQADPFLDQFFADPNLPYTPQELLDFALPGSPIFAPGEEFNYSNTNTVLLGLVIEQVTGQDIDTVFASMILEPLGLTETIGPDGATLMPTPYPQGFTLQGDAATPTAPSNATHWNPSWGWTAGGMISTLDDLLVYGRSLGTGKGLLSAETQHQRLRSFPEPAGYGIAMGCVDGWVGHTGELPGYNTTVFYDTTTDTTVVVQANSDIPSGDCGDEDVLPNNPDELACSSPASRVFEALSVALGHPFSMPPTVPAE; encoded by the coding sequence ATGACAGCGATCAGACTCCATCACAGAACGGCCCGCCAGTTTCGGCCCAGCCTCTCGGTCTGTGCTGTGGCTTTTGCCCTCGCGGCCCCGGTTACAGCGCAGGCTCAAGATCAGGCTCAGCAGTTCTGCGTGGCCGACCCGGCAGCGGTAACGGCTCGTGCAGCCATCACGCTACCCGACACGCCGCTGCCTGAGACGCTGGCCGACGCCCTTGATGCGGCCGCGCTTGGGGCGCTGGACGGGGCCGCTGCGCCGGGGATTATTGCGGGCGTTGTCACACCCGAGGGCAGGTGGAGCGGTGCTTGGGGCGTTGCGGACCCCGAAACCGAGGCTGCGATGGAAGTCGGCATGCATACCCGGATCGGATCGATCACCAAGACCTTCACCGGTACCGCCCTGATGCAACTGGCCGAAGCTGGCAAGCTATCGCTCGACGATACGATCGACCAGTATGTGTCCGGCATTCCCAATGGCGATATCATCACCCTACGCCATCTGGCCAGCATGACCAGCGGCCTGCTGAGCTATACTCAGGCGGACCCTTTCCTTGATCAGTTCTTCGCAGATCCTAACTTGCCTTATACGCCGCAGGAGCTGCTCGATTTTGCCCTCCCCGGTTCACCGATCTTTGCGCCGGGGGAGGAATTCAATTATTCAAACACCAATACCGTGCTGCTGGGCCTCGTGATTGAGCAGGTGACCGGGCAAGATATCGACACTGTCTTTGCTTCGATGATCCTGGAACCACTGGGCCTGACAGAGACCATCGGTCCTGACGGTGCCACCCTTATGCCGACGCCTTATCCGCAGGGATTTACCCTGCAAGGTGATGCTGCCACGCCGACAGCGCCTTCGAACGCGACGCATTGGAATCCGTCTTGGGGATGGACAGCGGGCGGAATGATCTCAACTCTCGACGACCTGCTGGTTTATGGGCGATCCCTCGGCACAGGCAAAGGCCTGTTAAGCGCCGAGACACAGCACCAGCGCCTGCGGTCCTTCCCCGAACCGGCAGGCTACGGCATCGCCATGGGATGCGTCGACGGCTGGGTCGGCCACACGGGCGAACTGCCGGGTTACAACACGACGGTGTTTTACGACACGACGACAGACACGACGGTAGTCGTCCAGGCTAACAGCGACATCCCTTCGGGCGATTGCGGGGATGAGGACGTGCTACCGAATAACCCCGACGAACTTGCGTGCAGCTCGCCCGCTAGCCGCGTGTTTGAGGCGTTATCCGTCGCCCTCGGGCATCCGTTTTCTATGCCACCGACGGTTCCGGCAGAGTGA
- a CDS encoding ABC transporter permease, protein MLDISAWFNDLLAGNVIFTPDTLGYYWEGLVTTTQLVFLSLVAGLILAVPLAVMRSSKHKWISLPIYFYTYVFRGTPLLIQLYIIYYGVVFVDGIQETFLWPILREAFYPALIAFTLNTAAYTTEIFRGAIKATSKGEIEAARAYGMSQNLMMRRIILPSAFRRALPAYGNEVIFMLHASAIASVVTLMDLTGAARFVYARFYAPFDAFLFVAVIYLCLTFAILYFFRFLEKKLLAHLRPQNT, encoded by the coding sequence ATGCTGGATATTTCTGCGTGGTTCAACGACCTGCTAGCTGGCAACGTAATTTTCACCCCAGATACGTTAGGCTACTACTGGGAAGGGCTAGTTACGACAACCCAACTGGTATTCCTTTCTTTGGTAGCGGGCTTAATACTGGCAGTGCCACTTGCCGTTATGCGCAGCTCAAAGCATAAATGGATTAGTTTACCCATCTATTTTTACACCTATGTCTTTCGTGGCACGCCACTGCTGATTCAGCTATACATCATCTACTATGGCGTGGTGTTTGTTGACGGTATCCAAGAAACATTTTTGTGGCCAATCCTGCGGGAAGCTTTCTACCCCGCGCTGATTGCCTTCACGCTTAACACGGCGGCCTATACGACTGAGATTTTCCGAGGGGCTATCAAAGCGACATCCAAAGGGGAAATTGAAGCTGCCAGGGCTTACGGCATGTCACAAAACCTCATGATGCGGCGTATTATTCTGCCCAGCGCTTTCCGACGTGCCCTGCCCGCCTATGGCAACGAAGTTATCTTTATGCTGCATGCCAGCGCCATTGCCAGCGTCGTCACGCTAATGGATCTGACAGGGGCTGCACGCTTCGTTTATGCCCGCTTCTACGCACCGTTTGATGCTTTCTTATTTGTAGCAGTGATCTATCTTTGCCTCACATTTGCCATTTTGTACTTCTTCCGTTTCCTGGAGAAAAAGCTGTTGGCCCACTTAAGGCCGCAAAACACTTAG
- a CDS encoding transporter substrate-binding domain-containing protein gives MKKLLTVSVLGLAIAAASSAQARDYDHVRIGVDVPYEPMEYRTADGELTGFDIDLGNALCDQMGVTCEWVEQEWDGIVPGLLSRNYDAIMSSMTINEERRQTLLFSDPYITMPGAWFAPADSDLEEATVETLEGLSIGVQRGTTYDNFATDTFGDTATINRYSTADDMVLDMDAERLDAVFLEFSVGKSTLLENEDSDYKVVGEMVTEPKEVFGEGFGIAFRQRDEALAEKFNEALAELKEDGTYDEIFARYFGEE, from the coding sequence ATGAAGAAACTACTAACAGTATCTGTGCTTGGTTTAGCCATTGCTGCCGCCTCTTCTGCCCAAGCGCGGGATTACGATCATGTGCGCATTGGTGTTGACGTCCCCTACGAACCAATGGAATACCGCACAGCCGATGGTGAACTGACCGGTTTTGATATCGACCTTGGCAACGCCCTTTGTGATCAGATGGGCGTGACCTGTGAGTGGGTCGAGCAAGAATGGGATGGCATTGTTCCTGGCCTTCTATCGCGCAACTACGATGCCATCATGTCGTCGATGACCATCAACGAAGAGCGGCGCCAGACACTGCTCTTCTCCGACCCCTATATCACCATGCCCGGCGCCTGGTTCGCTCCAGCAGACAGCGACCTTGAAGAGGCTACAGTGGAAACCCTTGAGGGTTTATCCATCGGCGTACAGCGCGGCACCACCTATGACAACTTCGCCACCGATACCTTTGGCGATACCGCTACTATCAACCGCTACTCCACCGCCGATGACATGGTGCTGGATATGGATGCAGAGCGCCTGGACGCTGTCTTCCTGGAGTTTTCAGTGGGCAAATCTACCCTGCTTGAAAACGAAGATAGCGACTACAAAGTGGTCGGAGAGATGGTTACCGAGCCCAAGGAAGTTTTCGGTGAAGGTTTTGGTATCGCCTTCCGTCAGCGTGACGAAGCCCTTGCTGAGAAATTCAACGAAGCCCTTGCTGAGTTGAAAGAAGACGGCACTTACGACGAAATTTTCGCTCGCTACTTTGGCGAAGAGTAA
- a CDS encoding AAA family ATPase yields MISKDIKVNLSEGILLCGEVQMRLRPKTLSVLVALVEQQGEVVSTADLRRMIWGNSHGNEAGPKQCIRELRRMLDDSAQDAGLIETVGRRGYRLTSPISLIGAASEDLITASTVLCLGRDKELEVLSERADAAKRGRRALAFISGEAGAGKTRLLEAFEAGLPQRTPLWIAWGQAIAHPGAREPYGLLMDVLTQLMSGPEGGTLARLLPLVAPSWVKQQPGRRSKAEALDRTRRDSMLREFSALMERLTRGRPGILVLEDLHWADPSTLAWLAAWGLQRTPARLLVLGSYRDDELDRAGTLAATLGQLSRQPDCRLITLGGLDESAVSGCLAERFQGNAFPPDLAQTLAHRTEGHAMLVDAAADFWQAQGLVRRDEAGWQLSSSPEALVAAIAPSVRTLIETERTSRLLAEERSLLETASVAGSNFSAIDLADNRDGVEAAERQLELLARNRRFITRAGLSYRPDGSVATRYAFRHALHHEALYDGLPAANRQGTHRRVGLRLEASHGNAAGEIAPVLADHFERGADWPRAARYRVLSGWRAQARGASMDAAEQFRRARDLLTRGSGAGTTNPEADRATELDALLGLGAALIVSDGFTAEELREVYRRAGQLAAEVGDPATTIPVLAGLWNDHLTRAELTRAEDLALGLQALAGHAPAHMAMVAHNAVGQTRFFTGALPACAAEIAAVLEIAPRHAEQNGNVLFGEDPEVVCRQYAACVAELTGSSAEAERHFTAGSARADRLGTAFGRAQMLWCGAVCARLRGDIGLTRERAEALVALCQSEAVPVWGDAGEMLAGWAQAMSGDTAGASRIAGGLAAFNAMGVRVTLPFGHGLAAEVAGNMGDPVSGMHALRQAFAIVRASGERWYLAELHRLRAGLAQKAGRPDIASRALAHAEAVARAQGRIELVT; encoded by the coding sequence ATGATTTCGAAAGATATCAAGGTAAACCTAAGCGAAGGCATTTTGCTGTGCGGCGAAGTACAGATGCGCCTGCGTCCCAAGACGCTGTCTGTTTTGGTGGCATTGGTGGAGCAACAAGGCGAAGTGGTCAGCACGGCTGATTTACGGCGCATGATATGGGGCAATAGCCATGGCAACGAGGCAGGCCCCAAACAGTGCATCCGCGAATTGCGCCGGATGCTGGACGACAGCGCCCAAGACGCCGGGCTGATCGAGACAGTGGGTCGCCGGGGCTACCGGCTGACGAGTCCGATCTCGCTGATCGGCGCTGCGTCTGAGGATCTTATAACGGCATCGACAGTACTCTGCCTCGGGCGGGATAAAGAGCTGGAAGTTCTAAGCGAAAGGGCCGACGCCGCCAAGCGTGGTCGACGGGCGCTGGCTTTTATTTCGGGCGAGGCAGGGGCCGGTAAGACACGCCTTCTGGAAGCATTTGAGGCTGGTTTACCCCAGCGCACACCGCTGTGGATCGCCTGGGGACAGGCCATTGCGCACCCTGGCGCACGCGAGCCCTACGGGCTGCTGATGGATGTGTTGACACAACTTATGTCCGGGCCTGAGGGGGGGACGCTGGCGCGACTTCTGCCACTCGTTGCGCCCTCTTGGGTCAAGCAACAGCCTGGGCGTCGCTCGAAGGCGGAAGCGTTGGACCGTACTCGCCGCGACTCAATGCTGCGGGAATTCTCCGCGCTGATGGAGCGGCTGACGCGTGGCCGCCCCGGTATTCTCGTGCTAGAGGATCTGCACTGGGCAGACCCCAGTACGCTAGCTTGGCTAGCGGCTTGGGGGCTACAACGCACACCGGCGCGATTACTGGTTCTGGGTAGCTATCGCGATGATGAACTAGACCGCGCTGGAACGCTTGCAGCAACACTAGGCCAGCTAAGTCGGCAGCCAGACTGCAGGCTGATCACCCTTGGTGGCCTCGATGAGTCGGCAGTGTCTGGATGCCTTGCAGAGCGCTTCCAGGGCAACGCCTTTCCCCCTGATTTGGCACAAACTCTCGCTCACCGAACCGAAGGCCATGCCATGCTCGTTGATGCGGCGGCAGACTTTTGGCAGGCGCAAGGTCTTGTGCGGCGCGACGAGGCTGGCTGGCAGCTTTCCTCCTCTCCCGAGGCGCTGGTCGCAGCCATCGCCCCCAGTGTCCGTACCCTGATCGAGACTGAACGCACCAGCCGCCTGCTGGCCGAGGAGCGCAGCTTGCTTGAAACCGCCAGTGTAGCGGGATCGAACTTTTCCGCTATTGACCTGGCCGACAACCGCGACGGGGTGGAGGCGGCGGAGCGGCAGCTAGAACTCCTCGCCCGAAACCGACGATTCATCACCCGTGCGGGCCTCAGCTATCGACCCGACGGATCGGTGGCCACGCGCTATGCCTTCCGGCACGCGCTACATCACGAAGCGCTCTACGATGGGTTGCCGGCAGCGAACAGGCAAGGCACGCACCGAAGGGTCGGTCTGCGGCTGGAGGCCAGCCACGGTAATGCAGCGGGTGAGATAGCCCCCGTGCTGGCCGATCACTTTGAACGCGGCGCCGACTGGCCGCGTGCCGCACGCTATCGCGTGCTGTCGGGGTGGCGTGCGCAGGCGCGTGGTGCCTCCATGGATGCAGCAGAGCAGTTCCGCAGAGCACGGGACCTGCTGACCCGAGGCAGCGGGGCCGGTACGACGAACCCTGAGGCCGACCGCGCGACCGAACTCGACGCTCTGCTTGGGCTTGGCGCGGCGCTCATTGTCTCGGATGGCTTTACTGCGGAAGAGCTTCGGGAGGTTTACCGCCGCGCGGGGCAACTAGCTGCCGAGGTCGGCGATCCCGCTACGACGATCCCGGTTCTCGCAGGGCTTTGGAACGATCACCTGACGCGGGCTGAACTAACCCGCGCCGAAGATCTCGCGTTAGGGCTGCAGGCTCTCGCAGGGCACGCACCGGCCCATATGGCGATGGTAGCCCATAACGCTGTCGGGCAGACTCGGTTTTTCACCGGCGCTTTACCGGCTTGCGCCGCAGAAATCGCCGCCGTGCTGGAAATCGCGCCGCGCCATGCCGAGCAGAACGGTAATGTCCTCTTCGGTGAGGACCCGGAGGTTGTATGTCGCCAGTACGCGGCCTGTGTCGCCGAACTGACTGGCTCCTCGGCAGAGGCTGAGCGGCACTTCACCGCTGGCAGTGCGCGCGCCGACCGACTGGGCACCGCCTTCGGGCGCGCCCAGATGCTCTGGTGTGGGGCGGTCTGCGCCCGTCTCCGTGGCGATATCGGCCTGACCCGCGAGCGGGCCGAGGCGCTTGTTGCCCTGTGCCAGAGTGAGGCGGTGCCCGTTTGGGGCGACGCAGGCGAGATGCTGGCGGGCTGGGCGCAGGCAATGTCCGGCGACACAGCCGGGGCCTCTCGGATTGCAGGGGGGCTCGCGGCTTTCAATGCGATGGGCGTGAGGGTCACGCTACCCTTCGGCCACGGGCTCGCAGCAGAGGTCGCGGGGAATATGGGTGATCCAGTCTCAGGGATGCATGCCTTGCGTCAGGCTTTCGCGATCGTCCGAGCGAGCGGTGAGCGCTGGTACCTCGCCGAGCTTCACCGACTGCGTGCTGGACTGGCTCAAAAGGCGGGTCGCCCCGATATTGCCAGCCGAGCGCTCGCCCATGCCGAAGCTGTAGCGCGGGCGCAGGGGAGGATCGAACTGGTCACGTGA